In one window of Phoenix dactylifera cultivar Barhee BC4 unplaced genomic scaffold, palm_55x_up_171113_PBpolish2nd_filt_p 001147F, whole genome shotgun sequence DNA:
- the LOC120108045 gene encoding uncharacterized protein LOC120108045 codes for MALNWYARHMLPVPCCKEVRRNKDTIDVEVVSIDVHSVSAVHQQHLESVVRIVLAGGIVELYSAAVPAYLVMEKHPGLCVARPEVFKKPHESLVGPKERLLPGQKFYLVPRSTVTKLRRKNPCRLRGDGDAKETVLDKVEGEEGDGVSEESVCSAKDFYVSKEKWSDCLSKRFENGVEREIQKPFMPPIKRPERCRLGLLAGWKPSLASVKELSP; via the coding sequence ATGGCCCTGAACTGGTATGCTCGCCATATGTTGCCCGTCCCCTGCTGTAAAGAGGTCAGGAGGAACAAAGACACAATAGATGTTGAGGTGGTATCCATAGATGTCCATTCTGTCTCAGCAGTGCATCAACAGCACTTGGAATCAGTAGTGAGGATAGTTCTAGCTGGTGGAATAGTTGAACTCTATTCAGCTGCAGTCCCGGCTTATTTGGTGATGGAGAAGCATCCAGGCTTGTGCGTTGCCCGGCCGGAGGTCTTCAAAAAGCCACATGAGTCCCTTGTTGGCCCCAAGGAAAGGCTGCTTCCAGGCCAGAAGTTCTATCTCGTACCCAGGTCGACTGTCACGAAACTCAGGAGAAAAAATCCCTGCAGATTAAGAGGAGATGGGGATGCAAAGGAGACAGTTCTAGACAAGGTGGAAGGAGAAGAGGGTGATGGAGTTTCAGAAGAGTCTGTCTGTTCTGCCAAGGATTTCTATGTTTCAAAGGAGAAGTGGTCAGATTGTCTTTCCAAGAGGTTTGAAAATGGAGTTGAACGAGAAATTCAGAAGCCCTTCATGCCACCCATCAAGAGGCCGGAGAGATGCCGGCTGGGGTTGCTTGCTGGATGGAAGCCTAGCCTGGCTTCCGTGAAAGAGCTTTCTCCTTGA